In Blautia wexlerae DSM 19850, a single window of DNA contains:
- a CDS encoding Ig-like domain-containing protein: MTKNKLWQAIKGLTLAAGMAVGIFALGQTDVLADTLTLTVEKNTIGQGMILDPVQVEFAKGETCADVLLRGLSENGITPLYDTNTSYGFYLRGIANCDSGSLNPPACIQKVLSETSTWTGDAYKLTDNKYAPDLTEFSYCSASGWTYTLDNVFMGVGMGASHPSDGSVLRVMFALCGGTDITGCDPYNNNRQIFEAADKSELIRMMGKANAERSRWSQVSGFSGAYAEADSALTTLDASANRVYEAVQLLKSIESKLPVAPKLISLNASDLTLTKGDSYTLTYTIVPSDAVGTVSWTSSNNSVASVNGGVVTAVGEGSAVITARVSGSVYATCNISVSSRPVSVTGVSISPSSLNLSTKSGSRTLDYTITPNGAKPSSLYWESSNSSVVTVDGSGKVTPVGAGSADITLTTDNGMKGTCHVTVTAPAQSIALSDKTLTLAIDQGTYTLTWTFSPKGSGGELVWTSDNAGVAKVDQKGVITPVSVGETDIRVKTDQNVTAVCHVVVKGTAKDLFAAGMPEITTCKAAGNTVLLTWNKYENADSYIILRRKMGESKFAKIATVKDLSYTDTAFSPSTPYYYSVQAVSTKWGGAIKSSYDKNFSVTTNGIAPTPTPAQTVKPKTPAVTVTAGKKQATLKWKKVSGAKGYVVYRATSKSGKYKAVSTIKKGSTVSYINKKLTSKKTYYYKVRAYRTENGKRIYSSYSKAKSAKIK, translated from the coding sequence ATGACAAAGAATAAGCTATGGCAGGCCATTAAGGGGCTGACTCTTGCAGCCGGAATGGCAGTGGGGATTTTTGCGCTGGGACAGACCGATGTTCTGGCAGATACCCTGACGCTGACTGTGGAGAAGAACACGATCGGCCAGGGTATGATCCTGGATCCTGTACAGGTGGAATTTGCGAAAGGAGAAACCTGTGCAGATGTTCTGCTCCGCGGGTTAAGTGAGAACGGGATTACGCCGCTTTATGACACAAATACAAGTTATGGTTTCTACTTAAGGGGAATTGCCAACTGTGACAGTGGAAGCCTGAATCCACCGGCATGTATCCAGAAGGTTCTCTCCGAGACTTCCACCTGGACCGGTGATGCCTATAAGCTTACTGATAACAAATATGCACCGGATCTGACAGAATTTTCCTACTGCTCCGCATCCGGATGGACGTATACTCTGGATAATGTATTTATGGGTGTCGGAATGGGTGCGAGTCATCCGTCAGACGGAAGTGTCCTGCGTGTTATGTTTGCCCTTTGCGGTGGTACGGACATTACAGGATGTGACCCGTATAATAATAACAGGCAGATTTTTGAGGCGGCAGATAAGAGCGAGCTTATCCGCATGATGGGAAAGGCAAATGCAGAGCGTTCCAGATGGTCCCAGGTCAGCGGATTCTCCGGTGCATATGCCGAAGCGGACAGTGCGCTGACTACGCTGGATGCGTCTGCAAACAGAGTTTATGAAGCGGTTCAGCTGCTTAAAAGTATTGAGTCAAAGCTTCCGGTAGCACCGAAGCTGATCAGCTTAAATGCTTCTGATCTGACTCTTACAAAGGGAGACAGCTATACACTGACTTATACGATTGTTCCGTCTGATGCGGTGGGAACTGTAAGCTGGACTTCTTCCAACAATTCTGTTGCAAGTGTAAACGGTGGTGTGGTAACAGCAGTGGGAGAAGGTTCTGCGGTGATTACTGCGAGAGTTTCCGGAAGTGTCTATGCGACCTGCAATATTTCCGTTTCTTCCAGACCGGTCAGTGTGACAGGGGTGAGTATTTCTCCGTCCAGCCTGAATCTCTCAACGAAAAGCGGTTCCAGGACACTGGATTACACGATCACGCCAAACGGCGCAAAACCGTCCTCTTTGTACTGGGAATCTTCCAACTCTTCTGTAGTAACCGTAGATGGCTCCGGCAAGGTAACTCCTGTGGGTGCCGGTTCTGCAGATATTACACTGACTACGGACAATGGAATGAAAGGCACCTGCCACGTGACTGTTACAGCACCGGCACAGAGCATTGCTTTGAGTGACAAAACGCTGACTCTGGCAATTGATCAGGGAACCTATACCCTGACCTGGACATTCAGTCCGAAGGGAAGCGGCGGGGAACTGGTATGGACCTCTGATAATGCAGGCGTTGCCAAAGTAGACCAGAAGGGTGTTATCACACCTGTTTCTGTAGGAGAAACCGATATCCGTGTAAAAACAGATCAGAATGTAACCGCAGTGTGCCATGTAGTTGTAAAGGGTACTGCGAAAGACCTCTTTGCAGCAGGAATGCCAGAGATCACAACCTGCAAGGCGGCAGGAAATACAGTTCTTCTTACTTGGAATAAATATGAAAATGCAGATTCTTATATTATTTTAAGACGTAAGATGGGTGAAAGCAAATTCGCAAAGATTGCTACGGTCAAAGACCTCTCCTATACAGATACAGCGTTTTCTCCGTCAACTCCTTATTATTACAGTGTACAGGCTGTTTCCACCAAATGGGGCGGTGCTATTAAAAGCAGTTATGACAAAAACTTCTCTGTAACAACCAATGGAATTGCACCGACACCAACTCCGGCACAGACAGTAAAACCGAAAACCCCGGCTGTCACAGTAACTGCCGGTAAGAAACAGGCTACACTGAAATGGAAAAAGGTAAGCGGTGCCAAAGGGTATGTAGTATACCGTGCCACATCCAAATCCGGTAAATATAAGGCAGTATCAACGATTAAAAAGGGAAGCACTGTTTCTTATATAAATAAGAAGCTTACGTCTAAGAAAACATACTATTACAAGGTGCGGGCATATCGTACCGAAAACGGTAAAAGAATATACAGCAGCTATTCTAAAGCAAAGAGCGCTAAGATCAAATAA
- the tenpIN gene encoding type III toxin-antitoxin system TenpIN family toxin, whose translation MEIDYAVYSLSDEFYEKYPNPPYKELLKKKERRYACLLIQSHYGYFICIPYRTEISHKYAYHFRKSSRSQKHRSGLDYTKIAIIKDIS comes from the coding sequence TTGGAAATTGACTATGCTGTTTATAGCCTTTCAGATGAATTTTACGAGAAATATCCGAATCCGCCATATAAAGAACTTTTAAAGAAAAAGGAAAGAAGATATGCTTGTTTACTTATTCAAAGTCATTATGGATATTTTATATGCATTCCATATAGAACAGAGATTTCCCATAAATATGCATATCACTTTCGCAAATCGTCTCGTTCGCAAAAACATAGATCAGGACTTGATTATACTAAAATTGCTATTATAAAAGATATTTCGTAA
- the tsaA gene encoding tRNA (N6-threonylcarbamoyladenosine(37)-N6)-methyltransferase TrmO — protein MVPIAHIENDFPTKFGIPRQSGRVGALKARIVFEPEYRNVDACRGLEEFSHIWLIWEFSEAKRTKWSPTVRPPRLGGNVRKGVFATRSPFRPNSIGLSCVKLEKVALDEPDSPVLYVEGADLMNGTPIFDIKPYIPYADCHPEATGSFTEYSKDHHLNVEFPQELLERIPEESREALIAVLADDPRPAYQNDPERSYGMPFGEKDIHFRVDGDILRVYNVTEFVKKQQESSADCGK, from the coding sequence ATGGTTCCAATCGCACATATAGAAAATGATTTTCCAACTAAATTCGGTATTCCCAGGCAGAGTGGCCGTGTAGGGGCGCTTAAAGCGAGAATCGTATTCGAACCGGAATATCGCAATGTGGATGCCTGCCGTGGTCTGGAGGAGTTTAGTCATATCTGGCTGATCTGGGAGTTTTCGGAGGCAAAGAGGACAAAGTGGTCACCGACTGTCCGCCCGCCCAGACTTGGGGGAAATGTGAGAAAAGGAGTTTTTGCCACAAGATCTCCCTTCCGTCCCAATTCCATAGGATTATCCTGTGTGAAGCTTGAGAAAGTAGCTCTGGATGAGCCGGACAGCCCTGTACTTTATGTAGAAGGTGCAGATCTGATGAATGGAACACCGATTTTCGATATTAAACCATATATTCCTTATGCGGATTGCCATCCGGAAGCAACAGGAAGTTTTACCGAATATTCCAAAGATCATCATCTGAATGTAGAATTTCCCCAGGAGCTTCTGGAAAGAATACCCGAGGAAAGCAGAGAGGCTCTGATCGCAGTGCTTGCAGATGATCCCCGTCCTGCTTATCAGAATGATCCGGAACGGTCTTACGGAATGCCTTTTGGAGAGAAGGATATTCATTTTCGGGTGGATGGAGATATCCTTCGTGTTTATAATGTGACAGAATTTGTAAAAAAACAGCAGGAATCTTCGGCAGATTGTGGAAAATAA
- a CDS encoding aspartate kinase — MKKIVKFGGSSLANAEQFQKVGEIIRSDESRRYVVPSAPGKRFDGDTKVTDLLYKCYNTAVEGEDFIPILQEIKGRYYEIIRGLNLDLSLEDEFVQIEADFKAQAGTDYAASRGEFLNGKVMAAYLGYEFVDAADVIRFDKNGNLDAEKTDRLLSKKLAKCEHAVIPGFYGAGEDGKVKTFSRGGSDVTGSLVAKAIKADLYENWTDVSGFLVTDPRIVKNPEVIESITYRELRELSYMGATVLHEDAIFPVRKEGIPINIKNTNRPEDKGTFIVESTCKKPKFTITGIAGKKGFCSINIEKSMMNSEVGFGRKVLQVFEDQGISFEHVPSGIDTMTVYVHQDEFEEKEQQVIAGIHRAVQPDFVEMESDLALIAVVGRGMKSTRGTAGRIFSALAHANVNVKMIDQGSSELNIIIGVENRDFETAVKAIYDIFVITQI, encoded by the coding sequence ATGAAGAAAATTGTTAAATTCGGAGGAAGTTCTCTGGCAAATGCAGAACAGTTTCAGAAAGTAGGGGAGATCATCAGAAGTGATGAGAGTAGACGTTATGTGGTTCCGTCCGCTCCCGGAAAGAGATTTGACGGAGATACAAAGGTTACAGATTTACTTTATAAATGTTATAATACTGCAGTTGAGGGGGAGGATTTCATACCGATCCTGCAGGAAATCAAGGGAAGATATTATGAGATTATCCGCGGACTGAACCTTGATCTTTCTCTGGAAGACGAATTTGTTCAGATCGAAGCTGATTTCAAGGCACAGGCAGGCACAGACTATGCAGCATCCAGAGGAGAATTTCTCAATGGTAAGGTGATGGCAGCATATCTGGGTTATGAATTTGTTGATGCAGCAGATGTGATCCGTTTTGATAAGAACGGAAATCTGGATGCCGAGAAGACAGACAGACTTCTGTCCAAAAAGCTGGCAAAATGTGAACATGCCGTTATCCCTGGATTTTATGGCGCTGGTGAAGATGGAAAAGTTAAAACTTTCTCCAGAGGAGGTTCTGATGTAACCGGTTCTCTTGTGGCAAAGGCTATTAAGGCAGACCTCTATGAAAACTGGACAGATGTTTCCGGTTTCCTGGTAACAGACCCACGTATTGTTAAAAATCCGGAAGTAATCGAGAGCATTACCTACAGAGAACTCAGAGAGCTTTCTTATATGGGTGCAACTGTTCTTCATGAAGATGCGATCTTCCCGGTTCGTAAAGAGGGAATTCCGATCAATATCAAAAACACAAACAGACCGGAAGACAAGGGTACTTTTATTGTTGAGAGCACATGCAAGAAACCGAAATTTACAATCACAGGTATTGCAGGTAAGAAGGGATTCTGTTCTATCAATATTGAGAAATCCATGATGAACAGTGAGGTTGGTTTCGGACGTAAGGTACTTCAGGTATTCGAAGATCAGGGAATCAGCTTTGAGCATGTTCCATCAGGAATCGATACAATGACTGTATATGTACATCAGGATGAATTCGAAGAGAAAGAGCAGCAGGTAATCGCAGGAATCCATCGCGCAGTACAGCCGGATTTCGTAGAAATGGAATCTGACCTTGCACTGATCGCTGTTGTAGGACGTGGTATGAAATCCACCAGAGGTACAGCAGGAAGAATCTTCTCAGCACTTGCCCATGCAAATGTAAATGTGAAGATGATTGACCAGGGTTCCAGTGAGCTGAATATCATTATCGGTGTGGAGAACAGAGATTTTGAGACTGCAGTAAAGGCTATTTATGATATCTTTGTAATTACTCAGATCTAA
- a CDS encoding ATP-dependent DNA helicase: protein MDKPVVRISVRNLVEFILRSGDLDNRGGSSDREAMQKGSRLHRKIQGRMGSHYRAEVSLKYKTEYEDVSIQVEGRADGIFTEDGQCWIDEIKGVYADVSQLEKPVEVHRAQAMCYAWIYAQEQKTEKIGVQMTYGNLDTEELKFFREEYTLEELRLWYQNFLDRYHKWIAYQLAWKKERNASMSDLEFPFEYREGQRKIVSGVYHTISTERQIFVQAPTGVGKTMSTIFPAVRAVGAGLGENIFYLTAKTITRTVAEEAFSILKEHGLKFKVITITAKEKLCFCDKTECNPENCLWARGHLDRVNDAVFELWTTQDSYDRDILLEHAKKWQVCPFEMCLDLAVWVDAVICDYNYVFDPNVYLKRFFGEGTSGEYIFLIDEAHNLVDRGREMYSAHVDRADVLEAKKLAADYSKGLVRALEKVNRQLRTLEKECTEYKILPNPGAVSLGMLQVMGEMDKLLEELHGKELPEQLLEFYFCVRDFLNIDELLDENYVVYTEMGEGGKVILRLFCVNPAANIHRCLEKGKSAVFFSATLLPMDYYRALLSTRKDDYGIYVTSPFRQENRCILTGRDVSSRYTRRGYEEYHRIASYIARTVWTRKGNYMVFFPSYKFMEDVLEVYENEFSAEWVRCISQTSGMNEREKEEFLEEFSASEGTLVGFCVMGGIFSEGIDLMGEKLIGAIIIGTGLPQIGTEREILRQYYDKKGVNGFDYAYRYPGMNKVLQSAGRVIRTQEDTGIILLLDERFAGKDYRNLFPAEWSDRGNCTLNTVEEQLGSFWNRIREKN, encoded by the coding sequence ATGGATAAGCCGGTGGTTCGTATTTCCGTCAGAAATCTGGTGGAGTTTATATTAAGAAGCGGGGATCTTGACAACCGGGGAGGATCTTCTGACAGAGAAGCAATGCAGAAGGGCAGCAGACTGCACAGAAAAATACAGGGCAGGATGGGAAGCCATTACAGAGCGGAGGTTTCTCTTAAATATAAAACAGAATATGAAGATGTAAGTATCCAGGTAGAGGGCAGAGCTGACGGAATCTTCACAGAGGATGGACAGTGCTGGATCGATGAAATTAAGGGTGTTTATGCAGATGTCAGTCAGTTGGAAAAGCCTGTGGAGGTTCACCGTGCACAGGCAATGTGTTATGCCTGGATCTACGCACAGGAGCAAAAAACGGAGAAGATCGGAGTGCAGATGACATATGGGAATCTGGACACAGAGGAGCTTAAGTTTTTCAGAGAAGAATATACGCTGGAAGAACTCAGACTGTGGTACCAGAATTTTTTGGACAGGTATCATAAATGGATCGCATACCAGCTTGCATGGAAAAAAGAACGGAATGCGTCCATGAGTGATCTGGAGTTCCCTTTTGAATATCGTGAGGGACAGCGAAAAATCGTATCCGGTGTATATCACACTATATCCACAGAAAGACAGATTTTTGTCCAGGCACCTACAGGAGTAGGAAAGACCATGTCCACGATCTTTCCTGCAGTGAGAGCAGTTGGTGCAGGGCTGGGGGAAAATATTTTCTATCTTACAGCAAAGACCATTACCAGGACTGTGGCTGAAGAAGCTTTCTCCATATTAAAGGAGCATGGACTGAAATTTAAAGTGATTACCATTACCGCGAAGGAAAAGCTGTGCTTCTGTGATAAAACAGAATGCAATCCTGAGAACTGTCTGTGGGCGAGAGGACATCTGGACAGAGTGAATGATGCTGTTTTTGAACTGTGGACTACGCAGGACAGCTATGACAGGGATATTTTGCTGGAACATGCGAAGAAATGGCAGGTGTGTCCCTTTGAAATGTGCCTGGATCTGGCAGTCTGGGTGGACGCTGTGATCTGTGATTATAATTATGTATTTGATCCCAATGTTTATCTGAAAAGATTTTTCGGGGAGGGTACTTCCGGAGAATACATTTTTCTGATCGATGAAGCTCACAATCTGGTGGACAGAGGAAGGGAAATGTACAGTGCTCATGTGGACAGAGCGGACGTACTGGAGGCGAAGAAGCTGGCTGCTGATTACAGCAAAGGTCTGGTACGAGCACTGGAAAAAGTGAATCGACAGCTTCGAACTCTGGAAAAGGAGTGTACAGAATACAAAATCCTTCCAAATCCCGGAGCAGTTTCTCTGGGAATGCTTCAGGTGATGGGGGAGATGGATAAGCTCCTGGAGGAACTTCATGGAAAGGAACTTCCGGAGCAGCTGCTGGAATTTTACTTCTGTGTGAGAGATTTCCTGAACATTGATGAACTTCTGGATGAAAATTATGTGGTTTATACAGAAATGGGAGAAGGGGGAAAGGTGATTTTGCGGCTTTTCTGTGTAAATCCTGCAGCAAATATTCATAGATGTCTGGAAAAGGGAAAAAGTGCGGTGTTCTTTTCTGCGACTCTGCTTCCCATGGATTATTACCGTGCACTTTTAAGCACCAGAAAGGATGACTATGGGATTTATGTGACCTCTCCTTTCAGGCAGGAGAACAGGTGCATTCTCACAGGACGGGATGTGAGCAGCAGGTATACCAGAAGAGGATATGAGGAATATCACAGGATCGCATCTTACATTGCCAGAACTGTATGGACAAGAAAAGGAAATTATATGGTATTCTTTCCTTCTTATAAATTTATGGAAGATGTTCTGGAGGTGTATGAGAATGAGTTTTCAGCGGAATGGGTTCGTTGTATTTCGCAGACATCGGGAATGAATGAAAGGGAGAAAGAGGAATTTCTGGAGGAATTTTCTGCATCAGAGGGAACGCTAGTAGGATTTTGCGTGATGGGCGGGATTTTTTCAGAGGGGATTGATCTGATGGGAGAGAAGCTGATCGGAGCAATCATCATAGGGACTGGTCTTCCTCAGATTGGAACAGAAAGGGAGATCCTCAGGCAGTATTATGATAAAAAGGGTGTGAATGGATTTGATTATGCATACAGATATCCGGGGATGAATAAGGTGCTGCAGTCAGCCGGGCGTGTGATCAGAACCCAGGAGGACACAGGGATCATACTTCTGCTGGACGAGAGATTTGCAGGAAAAGATTACAGGAATCTGTTTCCTGCTGAGTGGTCTGACAGGGGAAACTGTACTTTAAATACTGTGGAAGAACAGCTGGGAAGCTTCTGGAACAGGATCAGAGAAAAGAACTGA
- a CDS encoding serine hydrolase yields MRKNRQTAKYHIKSYIIAGSLAGAISMALALPVPVMAAQQSLASVTGQAQIQPMGDGSGKYMMKSDGFYCLDVNGAGSTQAEIHYFQDYEIDGTVFDGYYYHDADGKFKACSPHMEHLKGVAVFGDKTDEEADTQNAQEAEKFDGYYFVNNLGRLSAAPQVRYIDNLAIDGITLNGYYYFDENGRLVTEPGIHSLEMDCYEMNFDGSYYFGGTNGALLQESTVTDDGFIVDDTGKIVNMDDLGMDNLKPQLEKMLSGYQGTWSVYVKDLNEEKEILINDTSLYSASLIKAFVMAKTYEDMEQVKADEAKKLNTADTKTVDVKLNDLLWNMITVSDNESCNELVKLQTDSLDFKKGAEDINKYLEKEGYTETSVQHTLHPAASAQESLGGRNMTSVKDCGTLLEKIYKGECVSKDASEEMLNLLSNQENTWKIPQGLPDGIKSANKTGETDQDQHDIAIVYGEKTTYILCVMSENCPESTAVTNIQNISKIVYNYLNL; encoded by the coding sequence ATGAGAAAAAATAGACAAACAGCGAAATATCATATTAAAAGTTATATCATAGCCGGAAGTCTGGCCGGAGCCATTTCCATGGCACTGGCTTTGCCGGTTCCTGTTATGGCTGCACAGCAGAGCCTTGCATCTGTCACCGGGCAGGCACAGATTCAGCCCATGGGAGACGGAAGTGGCAAATATATGATGAAGAGTGACGGATTTTACTGTCTGGATGTGAATGGCGCCGGAAGTACCCAGGCGGAGATCCATTATTTTCAGGATTATGAGATAGACGGAACTGTATTTGACGGATATTATTACCATGATGCAGATGGGAAATTCAAAGCCTGCAGTCCTCATATGGAGCATCTGAAAGGTGTTGCAGTGTTTGGGGATAAGACAGATGAGGAAGCTGATACACAGAATGCCCAGGAGGCAGAGAAATTTGACGGATATTACTTTGTGAACAATCTGGGGCGTCTGTCAGCAGCACCGCAGGTAAGGTATATTGACAATCTGGCAATAGACGGGATTACTCTGAATGGATATTATTATTTTGATGAAAATGGCAGACTGGTAACCGAGCCAGGTATCCATTCACTTGAGATGGACTGTTATGAGATGAATTTTGACGGAAGCTATTATTTTGGCGGTACAAATGGCGCCCTGCTTCAGGAAAGCACAGTGACGGATGATGGTTTTATTGTGGATGATACGGGAAAGATCGTGAATATGGATGATCTTGGGATGGATAATCTGAAGCCTCAGCTTGAGAAGATGCTGTCCGGATATCAGGGAACCTGGAGTGTTTATGTGAAAGACCTTAATGAAGAAAAGGAAATCCTGATCAATGATACTTCCCTTTATTCTGCAAGTCTGATCAAAGCCTTTGTAATGGCAAAGACATATGAGGACATGGAGCAGGTAAAGGCAGATGAGGCAAAGAAATTAAATACTGCAGATACAAAAACTGTAGATGTAAAATTAAATGACCTGCTGTGGAATATGATCACAGTCAGTGACAATGAATCCTGCAATGAACTGGTGAAGCTTCAGACAGATTCCCTTGATTTCAAAAAAGGTGCGGAGGATATTAACAAATATCTGGAAAAAGAGGGCTATACAGAGACAAGTGTGCAGCACACCCTCCATCCTGCGGCATCCGCACAGGAGAGTCTGGGTGGCAGAAACATGACTTCTGTAAAAGATTGCGGCACTCTGCTTGAAAAAATCTACAAGGGGGAATGTGTCAGCAAAGATGCATCAGAAGAAATGTTAAATCTTCTGTCAAATCAGGAAAACACTTGGAAAATCCCCCAGGGACTTCCGGATGGAATAAAATCTGCCAACAAGACCGGCGAGACAGACCAGGATCAGCACGATATCGCAATTGTCTATGGCGAAAAGACAACTTATATCCTATGTGTGATGTCTGAAAACTGCCCGGAGAGTACGGCGGTGACGAACATACAGAATATTTCAAAGATTGTATATAATTATTTGAACCTGTAG
- a CDS encoding sn-glycerol-1-phosphate dehydrogenase has translation MRVDADDFARPCSCGREHQIAVKEILIEAGAVEKLEEEMSEGMLREYISPLVICDTNTYAATEELMEDIYDRCQVLVLDAEGLQADRHAIKIVENNMEEDIDLILAVGAGTIHDISRYIAHNYKVPFISVPTAASGDGFVTTVAAMTLDGVKKTVPSVAPICVYADTDIFSKAPQRLTAAGISDLMAKYICLADWKIANLVTGEYFCRETVKLEEKALKTVKSSIQDITEGEEDECEQLMYALILSGLAMQMIGNSRPASCAEHQVTHLWDMEVINGPLDALHGEKVSVAALLVLEEYKRIAAAITQGRCHAKPYENEDDELLKETFGKKGLLEEIRKENEPELLETISPQHLEKCLNGIEEIIDELPSEQTMFHLLEKAGCAKTVYDIGLDESAVLPSLRLAPYTRRRLSLLRISKMLDIRGE, from the coding sequence ATGCGAGTTGATGCGGACGATTTTGCCCGACCTTGCAGCTGCGGCAGGGAACACCAGATTGCAGTGAAAGAGATTTTGATAGAAGCCGGAGCTGTAGAGAAGCTTGAAGAAGAGATGTCAGAGGGAATGCTCAGAGAGTACATATCCCCGCTGGTCATCTGCGATACCAATACCTATGCAGCAACAGAAGAACTTATGGAGGATATCTATGACAGGTGTCAGGTACTTGTTCTGGATGCAGAGGGACTTCAGGCAGACCGGCATGCAATAAAAATTGTGGAGAACAACATGGAAGAGGACATTGACCTGATCCTTGCAGTAGGAGCAGGCACGATCCATGATATCAGCCGTTATATTGCACATAATTACAAAGTACCTTTCATTTCAGTGCCTACCGCAGCAAGTGGAGATGGATTTGTAACAACAGTAGCAGCAATGACCCTGGATGGAGTAAAGAAGACTGTGCCTTCAGTAGCTCCGATCTGTGTATATGCAGATACAGATATTTTTTCAAAAGCACCACAGCGCCTGACTGCAGCCGGGATTTCAGACCTGATGGCGAAATACATCTGTCTTGCAGACTGGAAGATCGCGAACCTGGTCACCGGAGAGTATTTTTGCCGCGAAACTGTAAAGCTGGAAGAGAAAGCGTTAAAAACTGTGAAATCTTCGATTCAGGATATTACAGAGGGAGAGGAAGATGAATGCGAACAGCTTATGTATGCATTGATTCTTTCCGGACTTGCAATGCAGATGATTGGTAATTCAAGGCCTGCGTCCTGTGCAGAGCACCAGGTCACACATCTGTGGGATATGGAAGTGATCAATGGTCCGCTGGATGCACTCCACGGAGAGAAGGTTTCTGTAGCAGCACTTCTTGTACTGGAAGAATACAAGCGTATCGCTGCAGCCATCACACAGGGAAGATGTCACGCAAAACCCTATGAGAATGAGGACGATGAGCTTCTGAAAGAAACTTTTGGAAAAAAAGGACTTCTGGAAGAAATAAGAAAAGAAAACGAGCCGGAATTGTTAGAAACTATTTCACCCCAGCACCTGGAAAAATGCCTGAACGGGATAGAGGAGATTATTGATGAGCTTCCCAGTGAACAAACTATGTTCCATTTGCTGGAGAAAGCCGGATGCGCGAAAACCGTTTATGATATCGGACTCGATGAATCGGCTGTTTTGCCAAGCCTCAGACTTGCTCCTTATACAAGGAGACGGTTAAGCTTATTGAGAATCAGCAAGATGCTGGATATAAGAGGAGAATGA
- the ispF gene encoding 2-C-methyl-D-erythritol 2,4-cyclodiphosphate synthase has protein sequence MRVGMGYDVHRLTEDRDLILGGVKIDWEKGLLGHSDADVLIHAVMDALLGAAALGDIGKHFPDTDPVYKGISSILLLEHVTKLLREHHYEIGNIDATIIAQKPKMAPHIPQMRANMAKAMGINESQLNIKATTEEKLGFTGREEGIASQAICLLNERKES, from the coding sequence ATGCGTGTTGGAATGGGATATGATGTACACAGACTGACCGAAGATAGAGATCTGATTCTGGGTGGTGTGAAGATAGACTGGGAAAAAGGTCTCCTGGGACATTCAGATGCAGATGTACTGATCCATGCAGTTATGGATGCACTTCTGGGAGCTGCTGCACTGGGCGATATCGGAAAACATTTTCCGGATACAGACCCTGTATATAAAGGAATTTCCAGTATTCTGCTGCTGGAACATGTGACGAAGCTTTTGAGAGAGCACCATTATGAGATCGGAAATATAGATGCAACGATCATTGCACAGAAACCAAAGATGGCACCTCATATTCCACAGATGAGAGCCAATATGGCAAAAGCAATGGGAATCAATGAGTCTCAGCTGAACATTAAGGCTACTACAGAGGAAAAACTGGGATTTACGGGAAGAGAAGAAGGAATTGCATCTCAGGCGATCTGTCTTCTTAATGAAAGAAAAGAGAGTTAA